The Cupriavidus sp. EM10 genome includes a region encoding these proteins:
- a CDS encoding RidA family protein, whose translation MLLESPRAPYLQFMNPPDLYDPRLNGYSHVAIATRPARIVFAAGQGGEDMCGGLRADFSAQVTQALANLRVALQAGGADIPDVAKITVLIVDHSMARLAIFSRAWQALLGDWPAPACTLIPVPRLALDGMLFEIEAVAVLPEQEDYCRLGGADFGAEAG comes from the coding sequence ATGTTGCTCGAATCGCCCCGCGCGCCGTACCTGCAATTCATGAATCCGCCCGACCTCTACGATCCCCGCCTGAACGGCTATTCCCACGTGGCAATCGCCACGCGGCCGGCAAGAATCGTGTTTGCCGCCGGTCAGGGCGGAGAAGACATGTGCGGCGGCTTGCGCGCCGATTTTTCCGCGCAGGTGACGCAGGCACTGGCCAACCTGCGCGTGGCGCTACAGGCCGGGGGCGCCGACATCCCCGACGTGGCCAAGATCACCGTGCTGATCGTCGATCATTCGATGGCGCGGCTGGCCATCTTCAGCCGAGCCTGGCAGGCGCTGCTGGGAGACTGGCCCGCGCCGGCGTGCACGTTGATACCCGTGCCCCGGCTGGCACTGGACGGCATGCTGTTCGAGATTGAAGCCGTGGCAGTGCTGCCGGAGCAGGAAGATTACTGCCGCTTGGGCGGCGCCGACTTCGGCGCGGAGGCCGGGTAG
- the soxR gene encoding redox-sensitive transcriptional activator SoxR: MSRTVAPPRPERLLRARDPLTVGEVAQRSGIAVSALHFYELKGLIASTRSAGNQRRYPRGILRRLAVIRVAQRMGLPLATIADAFAHLPANKAPTVADWRRLSAAWREDLDARIRTLTMLRDQLDGCIGCGCLSLKACPLRNPQDVMAQQGPGAHIEEGACQHRKKSMRG, translated from the coding sequence ATGTCCAGGACCGTCGCCCCCCCACGCCCGGAACGGCTGCTGCGCGCGCGCGACCCGCTGACCGTCGGCGAAGTGGCCCAACGCAGCGGTATCGCGGTATCGGCATTGCATTTCTACGAATTGAAAGGATTGATCGCCAGCACGCGCAGCGCAGGCAACCAGCGCCGCTATCCGCGCGGCATCCTGCGCCGGCTGGCGGTGATCCGCGTGGCGCAGCGCATGGGGCTGCCGCTGGCGACGATTGCCGACGCTTTCGCCCATCTGCCGGCCAACAAGGCCCCCACGGTAGCCGACTGGCGCCGGCTGTCGGCGGCCTGGCGCGAGGATCTGGATGCGCGGATTCGCACGCTGACCATGCTGCGCGACCAGCTGGACGGCTGCATCGGCTGCGGCTGCCTGTCGCTGAAGGCGTGTCCGCTGCGCAATCCGCAGGACGTGATGGCGCAGCAGGGGCCCGGAGCGCATATCGAGGAGGGCGCCTGCCAGCATCGTAAAAAGTCCATGCGAGGCTGA
- a CDS encoding tripartite tricarboxylate transporter substrate binding protein, whose protein sequence is MQRRRFFRVALAAYGLSLAASLGTPAGAAEDFPTRPIRLIVPYGAGGVTDQVTRALADAAGRDLGQSIVVENKPGVSGTLGATQMVTTEPDGYTLSMAPVVIFRLPHVQKMRYDPLKDLTYVSMIADYNFAVAVKKDAKWQTMQELIADAKANKKGISYGTTGIYGSQHLTISELARVSQSNWTHVPYKGDAEAITALLSGSSDVAVLSNTLLPYVQNGQMRVLATLSEKRAADFPNAPTLKEIGYPVWSNSPFGIIGPANMKPAVVKRLDEAFRNALRDPKFLNVTRQYGMVTNYMGPEQYSAYAQKAFKSEGEIISRLAEAMKNQ, encoded by the coding sequence ATGCAACGACGTCGCTTCTTCCGCGTCGCGCTGGCCGCTTACGGCCTGTCGCTGGCGGCATCGCTCGGCACCCCGGCAGGGGCTGCCGAAGACTTTCCTACCCGTCCGATCCGGCTCATCGTGCCTTATGGCGCCGGCGGCGTGACCGACCAGGTAACGCGCGCCCTGGCCGACGCGGCGGGCCGCGACCTGGGGCAATCCATCGTCGTGGAGAACAAGCCCGGCGTCAGCGGCACGCTGGGCGCCACGCAGATGGTGACCACGGAGCCTGACGGCTACACGCTGAGCATGGCGCCGGTGGTGATCTTCCGTCTGCCGCACGTGCAGAAAATGCGCTACGACCCGCTCAAGGATCTGACCTACGTGTCGATGATCGCGGACTACAACTTCGCCGTGGCCGTGAAGAAGGACGCGAAGTGGCAGACCATGCAGGAGCTGATTGCCGACGCGAAGGCGAACAAGAAGGGCATCAGCTATGGCACCACAGGCATCTACGGCAGCCAGCACCTGACGATCTCGGAACTGGCGCGCGTGTCGCAATCGAACTGGACGCACGTTCCCTACAAGGGCGACGCCGAGGCGATTACGGCGCTGCTGAGCGGTTCATCCGATGTGGCGGTGCTGTCGAACACGCTGCTGCCTTACGTGCAGAACGGGCAGATGCGCGTGCTGGCCACGCTCTCTGAAAAGCGCGCCGCAGACTTTCCGAATGCGCCGACGCTGAAGGAGATCGGCTATCCGGTGTGGTCGAACTCGCCGTTCGGCATCATCGGCCCGGCAAACATGAAGCCGGCCGTGGTGAAACGGCTGGACGAAGCCTTCCGCAACGCGCTCAGGGACCCGAAGTTCCTGAACGTGACCCGCCAGTACGGCATGGTCACCAACTACATGGGCCCGGAGCAATATTCGGCGTACGCCCAGAAGGCGTTCAAGAGCGAAGGGGAGATCATCTCCCGCCTGGCCGAAGCGATGAAGAATCAGTAA